The Apium graveolens cultivar Ventura chromosome 10, ASM990537v1, whole genome shotgun sequence nucleotide sequence CGATAATGTTATTAATAGGCTAATCATTGTATTTCGTGCAAAGAAAAAACTCATCGTCCTGACTCCTGAGTACTGACTATGGAGCCAAACTTAGGTACCGTTTCGATCATGAGATTCCAACTCAGTTAATGGGAATGGGAATGAGATTCTAATACATTTTTGTACTAAAATCTCATTTCTATTCTTGTTAACTGGGCTGAAATCTCATGATCCAAATGGACCCCTTGTATGTTAACCTTTTCACAGAAACAACTGTAAGAATGAAAAaagttaaatatatatatataagaaccAGAATAAAGCCCTTACAGTATTTCTGACAGGACTTGATAAACATTCGATAATTAGTGGAATTCCATTGTAATGAGTTATTACTGCTGCATTTGCTGGATCTGTACAGAACCTCTCATAAGGTAAGTATAAATTTGGTATTGAGAATTCACTATCTATAGGAAAACTAAGTTTTTGAAACAAGGGAGAAAAGAGTGACTAAAGTCATCAAGTTACCAACACAAGAATTGCAAAGGCCACCAACACCAAACTCTACAAGCTTCTCATTGGGCTCTGTGGTGCAGTCTAGGAAAAGTTCCAGAACATTGAGCTGTAAAATCATAAAAATTAGATTATGCCACAGAAACAAAAGAAATCGATTAAATCCAAGCAAATCACTGCATATATATAGGTCTAACCTGGCGTAAAAAGGTATAGTTGTAAGGATCATATGCAAAGTTTGCTAAATTGGCAGCAATTTTTTCTTTCGTCTCTGTCATTAGAAGAGTATATCAAAACATTAATTGGTCACACACTCACACTTCACAGAGATTGAATATGACGAGAATCACAAGTTTACTACTTTTGCTGCTGCACTCAAATTATTACATGCAGAATAATGCTTTGCAACAAGCAACAATTTGTAAAATGATTCCCAATAAGCTCTAGCTACAAAGAATGCATTGCAAGAAGCAACAATTTGTAAATGAAACCAATGAGCTGCTCATTTAATGAACAAAATCATGGTCATAGTATAAGGCCTAACACATCTTGTGCAACTTTCAGTGAAAACGCAATAAGGCATAAAAGTCAGCATCGGGGACTAAAGGGTGCAATCAGTCCAGAAGGATGGAGAGACCGGGGACATGACTTCACATGCTGTATATATGCATGGTGGAAAAAGTGAAAGTTTGCCAGTTCCCACAAAGCTTTGTGCAACGACTTAGCCGTAAATAATTTAATTCTGTGCAACGACCGAAATCCGTTAAACAAAACagtaaaaataatataatataatatatggGTAAAATTGTTGAATAATCAAGAAGGCACATCCATGAAATTTGGAAATCCAGCGGACTTGTGGTTCCATGTTGGACAAATTACCAAATGAGGTCTTTTAGGCAGTGCAAGAGGTCATGGATGTACAAATAAAGTATTTGAGAGAAATTTATGGTGGCTTGGCTACGTCTGCAAGTGACACAATAGAGTATCACTGAGGAGGGTGCCGACTGCCGAGTGTATCGATCGAAGGAGTAAGGAAGAGGGTGTTTATTGTACAGGTCGATGAAGTGAGGAAGACAGGAAGTATTATAAGAATTTTAAATGTTTTGTAGCCTAATATAAGTGTCCTCGAGTGGAGGAAGCAAGGGAGGATTAGGATTTAGGGGGTTTTCACAGAGAACTCTCGCAAGAGAACAACTCAATATCAATTTCAATAAAAATAATCTCTCCCAATTTACAAAGATTaaatccatatatatatatataataattcacTTTCTAATTAAATTATAACTCTAAAAGATAtataaatcaataattaaatacttaaacATATTCTACAATATCCTAATAAATGGGCTTCCAAAGCCTATTGTACTGCTCCCAAATACTTTCTTTGGGTCTGCATCATCGAGTGTCTGACACGGGTACTCTAGAAAAAATGAAGAGTCGTGGCAACTGAGTTTTTATCAATGTATAGAATTTTTATCAGGCAAATTAGAAGCCGGGACTACAAAGTTTTATATCAATTTCTAGAGTTTTTACAAATTTTTGTTCCCTATCAATTAATAACCTTTTAAGAGAAATCACATTTAGAGCATAAGAAACCAAGGGAGAAAAAATTAAACTCCTCAAACTAATGCTATAAAAATAAAGCAGAGAACTGAACTCACTGATAACCATTTCGAAATTATTTAAACTTGTACATAGTCCCCTAATTGATGAATACATAAAACACTACAAAAAAAATTCTGCTTGTTACTCCTTCATTAACTGCTGACGGAAATCTCAGACTAAAGATTCAACATTAAATTTCTAGAATCAAGATTATTGATTGGGGGAATATGAACTGACAGAAAATACCTTCACTTGAAGCATTCTGAAACTGAGTCACCAATTCCTATTTAGAAAAGAACCAGAAAATGGTGTTGGTGAAACATATGAACTAccatttataaaatatattcaaaaGGAAATATACGGTTTTAAACATACAAGAAAAAATTCTTAACTTTTCTCTTTTCTATTACTTTACAAATTACAGTCGCCACACATACTGCATGCATATCATTTCTTAGAAATCAAAGAAGGGAACCTCGACTTTATCTGACAAGGTAAAAAAGCATTAAATAATTTAATAGCAAGGCTTCACGAAGCATGCCTGAAGGTATTGCACTCTTGGAGTTCCATATTTTCCGGTACGCTCTTCTTGTCTCTGATTATTAGTAAACATATAATCTTCCGACAAGATGAAAAGCCAGCTAATTTCAACAATTTTTCCCTGATGAAAAAAGACATAATCTTGACTTTATTAATTGACTGGGATTGTATCAATGTTAACTAATAACTGAAAAAATAACAGTTTGGAATTGCAGACAAACATCTTAAAATAATATGCCAGCCGCAGACAACCGAAGAAAGTATTGAACGAACTTGATAGCATCAAGCCTTTACCTTCTTGTCAGTGCACAAATTGCACCTGTGATCTCACACAACTTCTAAAGAGTAAAGATACAGCAGAATCAAAGATTGATGTTGCTCCTAATGAATTTCTCAGTCAATATGCTAATGTCAAATGAAACAAACTTAATTTCCTTAAGCATACATAATGCTGAAGCAAGTGCGAAGACAAAGGAAAATCACTAAAAGTTTAAATTTATTGACCGACACTGTGGCTTTTGCAGCAGATAGAACATCATATGATGACAGATAAACCTCTTTCCAGATCAACATAAGGATCCATTCAAAAGTGCCCCTCGTACTGTTTTAGGAAGTTCTCAACAAACGAAAAATTCTGGTTCTAGGGATATTTATGTAACATTTACAAAAATCCAGGTCATAGCACTGAGAGATGCTTTTAATTCCATGGTTATCCACGTGGCTACTAGAGCAGACAAAGATATATGCTGCTTATGCTGCAGGAAAGGAGTTTTGTTGAGTTAAATCATATGGCTTCAAACATCACTTTGgactagagatgcacaaaaaacCCGGGCCCGAAAATCTGGTCCAGCCCCACCTGGTCAAAACCCAGTCATGCCCGGCCCGGGCTTAGGGCCTCGACGGGCCTTATATTTTTAGGTAAAGCCCGGCCCGGCTTGGTTGAAAGCCCAGGCTTCGTCCCGGCCCAGTCTTTGGCCCGTCCCGgttaaaatctgattattctaatatattttcttatatatttatgttttcacatttactataaatatataaataatactttaggCACATATATATTTCCATATTTGTGACTAATAATAACATTTATATACTTTATTGTATGattaatgaaagaagatatagtaAGTACATTGTATATATttggataatatttataaaatgtattaTTCTATACACATGTTCATTTCTGGTcgcacttaaatattttcaatgaagtagtgttttcataaaatattccatgcAAACTAATACATTTTTTCAATGATCTAGTTGCTATATATAGTCTTCGAAATCTCTAATAAAACCCGAttcgatttaaattagaaaaagcCCGGCCCGATTTGATCCGGCCCGAAAAAAAAGCCCGAGGGCTTAAACGGGCTCTGAAATTTCTCGGAAGCCCGGTCCGGCCCGATCAAAACCCGGTTTggtgggccttttgtgcatctctactTTGGACCAATAAAATCATCTCATCTATATGCTAACATTAAGCAGAAGGACCAAGCTAGTATATATTCTGGCAACGGAAGTGATACTGTCATTGTTGTTCTAAACTCCTGATAATGAGCACAACCATGCAACATTTATCCAAAGGGTTAACAAGGTTTTAAATCTACTCATCCAGAAAATACCAATTTCTAGAAATTTAGTATTATATGTAAAACATTTTTCCATCCATATTTATTCAGCATTTCCTCAAACACCAGAGCCATTATATTTACCAATTCATAACGTCTTTGTTGCACATACATCACAACTTATCGAGCCGGTTTCTAACTAAAAGAATGTCACCAATCTAATTTAGTGAATTCCATGAACCTTGAACTTCTAGCGTTCAAAAGGAACAATACATTTTACTTAGTAACTTTACCCTAAGGAAAAAAGCTAAAATGCTACCAGCGGTTCACAAGAGAAATCTCGAGCCAGATGGTACTACTGAAAGATACAAAGCTAGACTTGTGGAGATGATTTATACATATTTGAATTGGCTTTTAGCAAACATTTTCACGAGTTATATAGATGATAACTATTAGAAGCATCATTTCCCTGGCTACTAGTAGAATCTGAATGCTCTTTCAAGTTGATGTAAATGATGCATTTCTTGATGGTGTTACTTACATAGGCTACACCAAATGGCTATAAACTATGGTACTAATAGTTTAAGGCACTTAAAGCTCTTTCTATCGGAGCGGTTCATTCCTATGTGGTTGTGGACTGGTTTACTTTTGTAATATGTATGTACACAAACACATACaaatataaaccattaaacataATAAAACGATGGATATTAAACATGAAAATCACTGTATAAAGAGTAGATATTATTATACATGAGATATCTGAACATTACAACAATGATCAATTCTCTTGTACTTGCTTTCATTGTGAAATTTCATCAAACAGTTACTATGCCATTAGGAAAACAACAAATAATTCATTAAAAATCAGCACGAACAAAAACTAACAAACaaaataaaaggaaaaagaaGCTAGAAATATAAAAAAGAACTGGGGATTATAAAAATACCTTGGGGACGGAGACTTGGTATTGAGCTCCGGAGGCCTTTGACAATTTTTTTAATTGATTTGAAAAGAACCCGGGAGCAATGTGGTCTACCAGGCTGTTTAGTTGATTTATTTAATTTGGTTTATCAAAAAATAGGCTAAATAAAATTTCGGAGACCGAAGTTATAAATAATCTACCGATCAAAGGGACATGTTGCCggtaaatattataaaatattaatgaCTAGTAATTTAATATATGATTTTGAATTTTAACTCCAATAATATTTTTTATCTTGGTTTCTTATTATTacaataataataaatttaaattttttattgataaaaatgatATAAGGGATGATTTGTGATTTTTTAAATACAAGGTACGAGAGAAATGTCTTATCGGTCGTTTAATTCAGAATACGGTATGGGTTTGGAATAGGTAATCGGGTTAGTCTGGTATAGGGGTACGAGGTTAATGAATCATTCCTATACAATGTGTTTCGGTGCTCGAATGAAATGtatttgatttaaatattttTCATTCAGTGATTAAATTAAACTTTTATATATTGCATATGTCGAATTTAAATTAGTTATACAACTtacaaacaaaaaaaattaaatgtaagtgattaaaaaattaaaattttaatattcatttataactttaaaacaaataaaataaaatattattaatttgtATTAAATTAAAATAAGCTTAACTTATTTAAGATTAAACAACATGatatttaaaatatatgttttaaGATTGTATTTAACTTTATAAAGGGAAAATGAATTTTTTCTTCGCCCAACTTATTGTGTGTTTAGAAACTTACCACTCAACTATAAGTTTTTTTGTTTtactcactaatgttag carries:
- the LOC141693903 gene encoding uncharacterized protein LOC141693903 isoform X1, whose amino-acid sequence is MFTNNQRQEERTGKYGTPRVQYLQELVTQFQNASSEETKEKIAANLANFAYDPYNYTFLRQLNVLELFLDCTTEPNEKLVEFGVGGLCNSCVDPANAAVITHYNGIPLIIECLSSPVRNTVNYAITALYYICNESNREEILKPEVVEIIKRYSAAGSVSVSFSNLAQAFLDKHVH
- the LOC141693903 gene encoding uncharacterized protein LOC141693903 isoform X2; the encoded protein is MFTNNQRQEERTGKYGTPRVQYLQELVTQFQNASSEETKEKIAANLANFAYDPYNYTFLRQLNVLELFLDCTTEPNEKLVEFGVGGLCNSCVDPANAAVITHYNGIPLIIECLSSPVRNTVDFIGELCYHGSILYM